From a single Miscanthus floridulus cultivar M001 chromosome 8, ASM1932011v1, whole genome shotgun sequence genomic region:
- the LOC136468604 gene encoding putative germin-like protein 2-3 has translation MTRGGRSDTASSVFVNGLVCKDPAQVSASDFAFSGLQNAGDTTNAFGSKVTLVDVRALPGLNSLGIAMARLDITSGGLNPPHTHPRATEVLTVVQGQMYVGFLATDGTLFAKVLSRGDVFVFPKGLVHFEFNCGASPAVGIAGLSSQNPGLIRVADSLFGATPAVSDEVLAKAFRIDAATVQRIKAQFATKK, from the exons atgacccgaggaggaagaag tgacACCGCCTCCTCCGTGTTCGTGAACGGGCTGGTGTGCAAGGACCCAGCGCAGGTATCCGCGTCCGACTTCGCCTTCTCGGGCCTGCAGAATGCGGGGGACACCACCAACGCGTTCGGCTCCAAGGTGACGCTGGTGGACGTGCGCGCGTTGCCGGGGCTCAACTCGCTGGGCATCGCCATGGCGCGCCTCGACATCACCTCGGGCGGCCTCAACCCGCCGCACACGCACCCGCGCGCCACCGAGGTGCTCACCGTCGTCCAGGGGCAGATGTACGTCGGCTTCCTCGCCACCGACGGCACGCTCTTCGCGAAGGTGCTGTCCAGGGGCGACGTCTTCGTCTTCCCCAAGGGCCTCGTCCACTTCGAGTTCAACTGCGGCGCCAGCCCCGCCGTCGGTATCGCTGGGCTCAGCAGCCAGAACCCTGGGCTCATCCGCGTCGCGGACTCGCTGTTCGGTGCCACCCCCGCTGTCTCCGACGAGGTGCTCGCCAAGGCGTTCAGGATCGACGCCGCCACTGTGCAGAGGATCAAGGCGCAGTTCGCCACCAAGAAGTAA